The window TCCCGCAGCCGCTCCAGGAGCGAGGCGTCCCGGAGCGGGACGATGGCCGCCAGCTCCTTCCCGTGACGGGTCACCACAAAGCGCTCTCCCCCGTAGGCGGCGCGGCTCACCAGCTCCGCGATGTTCTTCCGGGCCTCGGCGGCGGTGATGCTGTGCGGGGTGTCGGCGGAGTCGGTCATGGTGGGCTGCCCGGTGGGGACGGTTGCGGGGTGATTGTCCCAATATGGGCATTTGGTACAATATGTCAAATTGTGGCTTAGAGAGCCGAACTCTCGCGGGCTCGGGGAAGTACGCAGACCTTCGTATTCACGAAATCCGGTCGCTGTCTTCAACTACGAAGACCTTCGTGTTTCATCCGCCCCCGGAGGCACTGGGGTTTGGAGATTGCAGAATACCGATCAGGGACGTTGCCATTTACCGATCGCCAGCGTTGCACAATACCGATCGAGACGGCAATGCCGGCATGCGGCGGCCCTCGACCCGTCCCTCGATCCACAAGGGGGAGGTGCCTCGCCTCATCGACGAATCGCAACTCCGGCCTGAGGTCGGGAATCACGTACGGCGAGCGGTCGACGATCGAGGGCTCACCACGTGGTTCCGGTGGGTGCCTTGGGCGTCTGAGAGGACGCCTGTCGTTGCTTGCCCCCTGCCTTGTGGGAAGCTAGCCATCACTCGTCCTGGTCCTGGCGTCCCGTTGTCGCGGAGAAGGCAGTGGAGGAAGCACCCGTGAAGAAACGCAGCGTGTCCGAAGCGATGCACCTGCTGGCTAACCTGGGTGTCATCGCCGGCCTCGCGTTCCTCGGTGTCGAGTTGCGACAGAACAACGACCTGATGGAGATGGAGGCCCGGGCGACGCTGACGGAAAACCTGCAGGATGGCTGGTACCAGATCTCCAGCGATCCGGGCCTCGTAGAGCTGTTCCTCAAGGACCGGAGCGGCCAGGAACTGACGGAAGCGGAGGAGTTCCGTCTCAACGCCTACTGGATGGGCGTGCTGCTGCGCCGTGAATGGCAATACGAGCACTTTCCGGACGCCGAAACGGGTGTGGCCGGCATGAAGCGTCTCTTCGCGGCGTACGGTTCCCTGCGACGGGCATGGGGTGGAAGCGACAGCGCCTCGCGGCAGGCAGGCAGGGACAACTTCTCCCCCGAGTTCGTCCGTTTCGTGGAGACAGAAGTCCTGCCTGGTTCCTGAAAGACCGGGGATGCCCCGCTCGACGGGCCTTGAGGGCGGGCGACCCACAGACAACGTGCAATGCCACCGACAGATGACCCGACTGCACCTGGTGACGCTCGTGGTTCGGGACTACGAACCGGCCATCCGCTTCTTCGTGGACGTACTCGGTTTCGAGCTCGCAGAGGACAGCCCCTCGCTCACCAACGACGGCCGCCCGAAGCGCTGGGTGGTGGTGCGCCCGCCCGGCGCCGAGACGGGACTCCTGCTGGCGCGCGCGGACGGAGAGCGACAGACCCAGGTGGTGGGTGAGCAGTTCGGTGGGAGGGTGGGTCTGTTCCTTCGGGTGGACGACTTCGAGGCCACTTACCGCCGCATGGTGAGCGCCGGCGTGGAGTTCATCACCACGCCCCGTGACGAGTCGTACGGCAAGGTCGCCGTGTTCGAGGACCTCGAAGGCAATCGCTGGGATCTGTTGGGAGACTGAGGGGCACCGCGGCCAGCCCGTTCCGTCGCGGACGTTGGCGTCTGCGCGTAACGTGTCCTAGGTTCGCACTGGATCCGCACGGAGGGCCGGTGGACACACCGAGCATGCAGCCATGAGCTACCAGTTCGACCACGCGTGGCACGCCGAGCGCGCGAGGCTCGCGGCACTCGAGGCTGCGTTCGATCCGTGGAGCATGCGGACCATCATGGGTGCGGATCCACGCCCGGGCTGGCGATGTCTGGACGTCGGCGCAGGTGGCGGTTCGATCGCGGAACGTCTCTGTCAGATCGTCGGTCCCCAGGGCGAGGTCGTCGCCACCGACGTCGAGACGAAGTTCCTTCAGGCGCTCACGGCCCCGAACCTACGAGTTCTCCAACACGACGTCGTGACCGACCCGCTGGAAGAGGAGGGCTACGACCTGATCCATGTTCGTGCTGTGCTCGCCCACCTTCCCCAGCGCGACGCCGTCGTTCAGAAGCTGATTGAGGCGCTCCGCCCAGGGGGATGGCTTGTGGCCGTGGTCGCTGACTTCTCCACGGTCCGCGCCACCGACGCCTCGCCGGACGATGCAGCGTTCTTCGACCGTAGCTTCGCGTCTGTGATCGATGCGGCGCGCGTCATCGGCTTCGATCCGTTCTACGGCCGTCGCATCGGCGCTGTGCTGCGTGCCGAAGGGCTACACGATACGCACGTGGAGGGGGTCATTCTCGAGTGGCACGGCGGGCACGCGCTGGCGGACCTCTATGGGATGACCTTTCAGCGACTGCGCGAGCTGGTCGTTGGAAAGGGCGTGATCTCCGCAGACGACCACGCGCGACTGCTCTCCCTCATGGGGTCGACCGATTTCTTCGGGCTGAGCAACACGTTGTATCTGGGACGGGGCCGGAAGCCGGCCTAGGCTCAGTCGTAGAACGACCGCCACGCTGTCCACACGGTCGAGCGATGGAGGCAGAACGTGCTTGAGAAGAAGGACGTGCAGCCCCACGTACGCTCCTGCTGTTCAGACACATAGATGTTGCCCTGCAGATCCGTGGCGAACAGGATGGGGCGCTGGGCGGCGTTCGGCTCACGCCATTGGTCCACGGTGATGTAGGCCAGATCGCCGACCTGACCACCCACCACCTCGTCGAAGTAGCCGAAGAAATACGCACCCAAGGCCTCCAGTGGGCTCGCTTTCGCAGCAAGCTGCGGGGCCCACAGTGGGATGTCCGCGCGCCGCCAGTCGGACCAGCCACCGTTCGTGGGATCGGCGCCAGCGGAGAGACGCGTCCACAGCCGTTGCTGGGAGTCCAGCATGACCAGGAGCACCGCACCGCTTTGCAGGCGCTTGACGTCCAACGCCTGGGCGGAGCTGCCCTCGGGGAGCGTGACGGGCGCGAGTCCTCCCTGCTTCCCGGCGGCGGAAACGCGGCTGATCCAGACCCCGGAGGAAGCTGCCACGACGATCAGGTCTGCGCCGGTGGCCAAACGCTCCGTCGCGAGCGCACTCAAGTTCGGCTTCGACGTGATAGGCGTCCACATCGACTGCCCAATCACCTGTCGGAAGAGCGCACCGTCCGTGGTCGAGGCGTAGAGCGTGCTTGAGCCGAGGCCCTCCGCCGCGTCAACAGCGTCGACCGAGGCTGATCCCGGTGGCCCTGGATGAGTAGCCCACTGACTGCCGAGGTTGGGGGCGACGTCGATACGCCGAAGGGCGCCCCCGTTGCTCACCACGAAGACACGGGAGCTTCCAGTGCCGGTCGACGCGGCCGCGACATCACGTGGAGCCTTCAGATAGCCGATGCGACGAAACGGAGCGAAGCGCGCCGTGGTGCTCGGGCTGGCCCGCACACGACCGGTCAGGTGTTCAGCGTCGACGTCGAGGGCCCACAGCGCCGTCCGGCCCGTCCCGACCGAACTGACCGCGACGGGCCCCGCTTGCCGCGGTGCCCCGATGAACCGCGCCGCGCTTGGACCACCCGACCCTCCGTGGACCACACCGAGCACTCGGTACACATGGGGCCCCGTCGCCGCATCCAGGATGGGAGAGCCCGAGTCGCCCCCGAGTATCTTGCACGTGACGGACAGGTAGTCGTTGTCCACGTTCAATAGTGTGCAATCGGTTTCCATGATCGCCGGCTGCCACCAGACGTTCCCCAGGAAATCGGCGGGAGTCGGCAGACCGGGAGGCTTGGGACCCGGACCGAAGAACGCTGTATCGCGTGCGTACCCCAGATGGTGAACGGTGGCCGGTACCGGTCCAGGGACATCGAAGACCAACGGCAGCACACCCGCAATCGGCGGATCGATCGCAGCGATCCCCCAATCGGAGCGCACGAACTCGGACCCGGTCTGCACGCGCGTCCCTACCACCGCGCGCTGGACCGTCGAGAATGGGTGAGACGTGTTCTGCGGGTGGAAGTTTGGATAGAACCGGAGCGGTCCCTGCCAGACACCACGGTCGTCGTATGTGAAACAGTGGGCCGCTGCAACAATGTGATTGGCGTCGATCAGAGATGCCGTGCACCCATTGTCCAGGAAGCCCACGCCAAGTAGTCCCGTGGGACGCAACTGTGGAATGACAAAGCGCGAGCCCTGAGCATCGGCACCTCCGGCATCGAGACGCAGCCACGCTCCCGTGGCACCGACCGCAACAGCAACAGCAACCAGGATAGAGGATCTGACGGGGCGCATGGAGCCTCCGGTTGGGAGGTCGCATCTCCTACCTTGGCATAAGCGCAGAAGCGGACCGCAGGGGGCCACGAGTCACCTCCTCGGCGAGGGAGGGAGGGTCCGGCCTCGCCGGGAGGGTCTGGACCGAGAGGTCGACTCGGGTGGTGGCGGTACGCCCGGGTGCTGTCCCGGCTCTCAGCCCTCGATGCCGGGAGGCGGAGCCGAGCACAGGGCAGGCGACTGCGCCCGCGTGCGAAGCCACAGCACCACCTCGGCGATGACGACTGCCACTCCGAACAACGGGTGCAAGGACGCCAATGTCGCCCCCAGTTGCGGGCCGTTGATCACGAGGAACGGGGCTGCGATCCCCGAGACCAGCGCCAGCCCGACCGGCCAGCCCAGGTGCCTCTTACGGGACACCCCGATCCAGAGTGCCTGCACGATGACGAGCAGGAGCACGACGTACCCGAACGTGGGGTGGAAGTCGTAGTTGCCCGCGAACACCAGCAGGCCCGCCCCATAGACCTGGGACAGTGTGGCGGCCAGCACCAGCGTCGTCAGCGCGTGGAGCCCCTTCATCCGAGCTGCAGCGCGTGGCCGAACCTCACGGCCGCCGCGCCGCAGCGTCGGCGCCACCCCCGCGCAGCAGTCCCGATGCCCACAGCGCGCCCAGCAACACCACGGATATGAGGCCGTGGGTAGCGAAGATCAGCAGCGCCATGCCGTGCGTGAGCCCTCCTTCCGACCGGAGCTGCTGCATGTGGATGGCCGTGGCCCCGAGGAAGAAGACCGACCAGGCGATGGCGGGACCCACGAGGTAGGCGCCCCTGATCCGGAGGGCCAGCGTTGCCGCGATGCCCATGCCAATCAGCGCCCAAACGGCGAACGTCTGGTACGGCGACCCCGCCGGCATGCCCACGGCCTGGGAGGCCTCCGCCGGATGGACGAGCGCGTATCCCATGAACAGGACCATGGGGATCCCGCAGTAGCCCACCAGGACCCAGCGCAGGACCGCCTCGCCAGCCGCGGAGCTGGTGCGATTCGACAAACGCAGAACGTGAATGACGGCGCCGGCAAGCACGACGAGCAGAGCGAGGTGAAACACGGTCGATCTCCGGTTCGTTGGAACGTGCCGGTGAGTATCCCGCACCACTCTCCCTCGCATCAAGCGACACCCGCTCTGGGAGTGTCTGAAACTGGACAGATGGGGGGGTGGTGTCTCGCTTCGCCTGGCTGGGACCTGCGGGGCGGACTAACCTGACCTGCCATGCAACGCTCCCAGACCCGGCTGCGAATGGCGCTGCTCGAGCTGCTCGCCGAGCACGACTACGACGCGATCACGGTAAGTGCCATCGTGGATCGCGCCGGTGTCGGTCGTTCCACCTTCTATACCCACTTCGAGTCGAAGGAGGATCTGCTGCTCTCCGGGTTGGAGGGCCGGCTCAGCACGCTCACACGGCAGGCCCCGCCCGGAACCACCGCGGAAGAAGACGCCCGCCGGTTCCGCTTCTCGATGCCCATGCTGCGACACATCCGTGAGCAGCGCCGCTTCTTCGAGGCCGCCGTGCTCGGAGGCGCCGATCCGCGGCTGCGGGAGATCAGCGAAGGCATCCTTGCGGATATGATCGCGGTCGAGCTGGAGCGCGTGGGCGGCGCTCACGGGTCGCGGGAGATCCTGCTGGGCCGCGCGCGCGCGACCGCAGGAGCGTTTCTGGCGCTGCTGGCCTGGTGGCTGCGTTCAGCGGACCATCTGAGCGCGGAAGAGATCGACGACCTGTTCCACCACTCCACACTCGGGAGCGCAGTCCGGTGAGCACTGCTCTCGCGGAGCAGCACCAGGAGTCATGAGGCTCCTGGTTCTGGGTGCATCGGGTGCGACCGGCCAGTGGGTGACCCGCCTGGCGGCAGGGCGGGGGCACGCCGTGACGGCAGCCGTGCGACCGGAGACACCCTACCGTGCCCCGGACGGCGTCGAGGTGGTGCGCGGCTCCGTGATGAAGCCGTCGTTTCTCGCACTGCTGTTGAGCGCTGCAGACGCGGTGATCTCGTGCTTGGGACTGCGCCGTCGCTCACTGCTTCCGTGGTCCACGCTCCTTTCTCCTCCGGACCTGGTGGAGCGGGTCACGCGCATCGTCGTCGACGCACCTCGCTCGAGGGAGCTGCAGCGGTTCGTGTGGATCAGCGCGGGCGGCGTCGGGGATAGCGTGGCGCAGACCAGCGCTCCCGTCCGGCTCCTGATCGGCGCCGGCCACGTCGGTACCGCCTACCGCGATCTGGAGGCAGCGGAACGCGTGCTGGCGAAGTCGTCCATACCGTCCCTGGCGGTGCGGCCCGTGACGTTGATGCATGGACGCCCGACGGGCGTTGTGGGCCCGGTGAGCCGCTATGGCCTCCTCTCCACGGTGCGGCGCAGCGACGTGGCCACATGGATGCTCGACGTGGCGGACGGCTCCTCGTCGTTCCCCGGGAGTCAGGTGCTGCTGGGGCGGCGCCGCTGAGCTGTGGGCGGAGCCAAGGCTCGGGACTCAATGCCACGACATGACCTGGATCTGCCAGCCCTCGGTGGGATGGCGTTTCCACACGGCGGCGTACGGGCCCTGTACCCGAGCCGTGTCGGCGCCTCGGAGGACGGCGTACTCGTATCGCGCGACCACGTAGGCCAGCGAATCGGCTCCCGAGACCTGCAGGTCGAGGTAGCGCACGTCCGCCGTCGTGACGTCTCCAGGGCTGGTCAGAAACGCCTGGATGCTGTCCCGACCACGGATGACTCGACCGCCCGGAGGGAGCAGGATCGCGTCTTCAGCATGCAGCATCCCCACCCCGTCCCAGTCCCTGGCGACGGCGGCGCGGACAAGCTGGGCCCTGCGTGCCAGGATGTCCTGCGAGTTGAACGCATGCAGCGGTGCGCCAGGTCCGGGGGCACAGGCGCTGGCCAGCAGGAGCAGTCCGCCAGCGAGCTGCGCCCCACCCCACCAGGGCGCCGACAGCGACCTTCTGCCGTCGCTGCGGGGCCTCGATCTCGAGTGACCGGATCTCACGAGGCGCTGCCACCGACTCCTGGCGAGTCCGCCGCACGGCGCGACGCGAAGTACCACTCCTGGCCTTCCGGGTCTCGCACGCCATACCGTCGATCGCCGTAGGGTTGATCTGCAGGCTCCTCAATGATCTCCGCGCCAGAGCTGCGGGCCCGCTCGCAGTGCGCATCGACGTCATCGATGTAGACGTAGAGGCTGCTGGTCGCGTGGCCAACGTGCCTTGGGTTCCTATAGTCGCCACCGGGAGACCCCAACATGATGGGGCTGTCCTCGAGCTCCATTTCGGCATGCTGCACCGCGCCGTCGGGGCCGGCCATTCGGCTGCGCTCCACCAGGCCGAAAGCGTCAGCCAGCCACTCCATCATTGCGCCGGTGTCTTGGTACCGGAGATAGGCGGTGATCCGCGGATAGCCCGCGGGAGGACTCAGGCGGGATTGCATGGTCGTTGCACCTCCTTCCGCACCGGAACGAAGCTGTTGAGGATGTGCCCGCCTCACCGCCACGAGGCAAGGAGAGCCCCCATCGCCGCTGCGTACATCAGTTGGTAGGCGGCATCGAGCAGGTAGGTGAGGATGGGCTTGTCGGAGAAGAGGAACGCGGTCAGGCCCATGGTGGCGAGGAACCCCAGCCAGAGCAGAAGGCCCAACAACGCGCCGCCGGACGCCGAGGAGAGGCCCAGGGTCGAGATGAGCCGGGAGAGCACCACCGCCATCACGAGGTAGCAGACAAAGGAAACCGCGACGGTCCGGGCTCCATGGCGGCCTATCTCGAGAAGCCTGTCCTCGGAGAACCCATGGGCCCGTGCCCAGACCTCTCCGAACATCAAGGGGGAGTACCAGAGCGCGCCGATCACGATCGGAACCATCGCGGCGACTACGACCGCGAGGTAGTTGGCTTCTGCACCCCTCATCACAATCCGCCAGTCGTCCATGGTTGGAGTATGACAGTTGTGTCTTACGAAAGCAACTACTAACGTACGGCATGAACGCGGGACAGATCGACGGGAGACTCTCGGCCCTGGCCGACCCCACCAGGCGAGCCCTCCTCCGGAGGACCTGGAGCCGGGAAGTGTCGGCGGGCGAGTTGAGCCAAGGCTTCGCCATGACCCGCTCGGCCGTCTCCCAGCATCTGCGGGTCCTCCACTCGGCGGGGCTGGTGCGCGTAAGGCGCCAGGGCACGAGTCGATTCTACCGCGCCGACCCGAGCGCCTTGGACGAGGTCAGGCTGTTCTTCGACCGGTTCTGGGACGCTGCCCTGTCCGACCTCAAGGTCGCCGCCGAAGCGGAACACCGGGGCAGGCGAGGTGAGAACACGTGACCCACCAACCCACGCACCTCGAGAAGTCGATTGTCATCGACGCGCCACCGGACGTCGTGTTTCCCTTCCTCACCGACCCTCTGCGGATGGTGCAGTGGTGCGGAGAGTCCGCCGAGCTCGAGCCTCGGCCCGGAGGTGTGTTCAAGCTCACCTTCGAGGGTGGCGTCGTCTCCGAGGGCCGCTACGAGATCGTGGACCCACCGCGTCGCGTCGTCTTCACTGTCGGAATGTCCGGCAGCATAGTTCCCGTAGGCGGCAGCCGGGTCGAGATCGAGCTGATCCCTGAAGGGCGAGGAACCCGACTCCTGCTTCGACACACCGGGTTCGATCCTTCCCATCCCGTGTCGGACGGGTGGGATCATCACCTGGGCCGACTGCAACAGGCCGTCGTAGGTCGTGCGCTCGGCGCCGACCGTTTCGTCGCCGACACCATCGGAGAGCAACACACCATGGACACCCGTGAGCGCAGTGCCGAACTGGCGGTGGGTTGGTTGGAGGCCTGGATGCGGTTCGACATGGACTGGCTGCGCACTCGGCTGGCCCCGGACTTCACACACACCAGTCCGTTCGGACGGTTCGAGGACCGGGAATCGTACCTGGC is drawn from Gemmatimonadota bacterium and contains these coding sequences:
- a CDS encoding helix-turn-helix domain-containing protein; the encoded protein is MQRSQTRLRMALLELLAEHDYDAITVSAIVDRAGVGRSTFYTHFESKEDLLLSGLEGRLSTLTRQAPPGTTAEEDARRFRFSMPMLRHIREQRRFFEAAVLGGADPRLREISEGILADMIAVELERVGGAHGSREILLGRARATAGAFLALLAWWLRSADHLSAEEIDDLFHHSTLGSAVR
- a CDS encoding NAD(P)H-binding protein, encoding MRLLVLGASGATGQWVTRLAAGRGHAVTAAVRPETPYRAPDGVEVVRGSVMKPSFLALLLSAADAVISCLGLRRRSLLPWSTLLSPPDLVERVTRIVVDAPRSRELQRFVWISAGGVGDSVAQTSAPVRLLIGAGHVGTAYRDLEAAERVLAKSSIPSLAVRPVTLMHGRPTGVVGPVSRYGLLSTVRRSDVATWMLDVADGSSSFPGSQVLLGRRR
- a CDS encoding DUF1761 domain-containing protein, whose product is MRGAEANYLAVVVAAMVPIVIGALWYSPLMFGEVWARAHGFSEDRLLEIGRHGARTVAVSFVCYLVMAVVLSRLISTLGLSSASGGALLGLLLWLGFLATMGLTAFLFSDKPILTYLLDAAYQLMYAAAMGALLASWR
- a CDS encoding methyltransferase encodes the protein MSYQFDHAWHAERARLAALEAAFDPWSMRTIMGADPRPGWRCLDVGAGGGSIAERLCQIVGPQGEVVATDVETKFLQALTAPNLRVLQHDVVTDPLEEEGYDLIHVRAVLAHLPQRDAVVQKLIEALRPGGWLVAVVADFSTVRATDASPDDAAFFDRSFASVIDAARVIGFDPFYGRRIGAVLRAEGLHDTHVEGVILEWHGGHALADLYGMTFQRLRELVVGKGVISADDHARLLSLMGSTDFFGLSNTLYLGRGRKPA
- a CDS encoding type II toxin-antitoxin system Phd/YefM family antitoxin — protein: MTDSADTPHSITAAEARKNIAELVSRAAYGGERFVVTRHGKELAAIVPLRDASLLERLRELLEKRDFEAALREIEAGDTVPWDEAKRELDL
- a CDS encoding metalloregulator ArsR/SmtB family transcription factor, giving the protein MNAGQIDGRLSALADPTRRALLRRTWSREVSAGELSQGFAMTRSAVSQHLRVLHSAGLVRVRRQGTSRFYRADPSALDEVRLFFDRFWDAALSDLKVAAEAEHRGRRGENT
- a CDS encoding DUF6790 family protein, with product MFHLALLVVLAGAVIHVLRLSNRTSSAAGEAVLRWVLVGYCGIPMVLFMGYALVHPAEASQAVGMPAGSPYQTFAVWALIGMGIAATLALRIRGAYLVGPAIAWSVFFLGATAIHMQQLRSEGGLTHGMALLIFATHGLISVVLLGALWASGLLRGGGADAAARRP
- a CDS encoding VOC family protein is translated as MTRLHLVTLVVRDYEPAIRFFVDVLGFELAEDSPSLTNDGRPKRWVVVRPPGAETGLLLARADGERQTQVVGEQFGGRVGLFLRVDDFEATYRRMVSAGVEFITTPRDESYGKVAVFEDLEGNRWDLLGD
- a CDS encoding nuclear transport factor 2 family protein, translating into MRSGHSRSRPRSDGRRSLSAPWWGGAQLAGGLLLLASACAPGPGAPLHAFNSQDILARRAQLVRAAVARDWDGVGMLHAEDAILLPPGGRVIRGRDSIQAFLTSPGDVTTADVRYLDLQVSGADSLAYVVARYEYAVLRGADTARVQGPYAAVWKRHPTEGWQIQVMSWH
- a CDS encoding VOC family protein, producing MQSRLSPPAGYPRITAYLRYQDTGAMMEWLADAFGLVERSRMAGPDGAVQHAEMELEDSPIMLGSPGGDYRNPRHVGHATSSLYVYIDDVDAHCERARSSGAEIIEEPADQPYGDRRYGVRDPEGQEWYFASRRAADSPGVGGSAS
- a CDS encoding SRPBCC domain-containing protein; protein product: MTHQPTHLEKSIVIDAPPDVVFPFLTDPLRMVQWCGESAELEPRPGGVFKLTFEGGVVSEGRYEIVDPPRRVVFTVGMSGSIVPVGGSRVEIELIPEGRGTRLLLRHTGFDPSHPVSDGWDHHLGRLQQAVVGRALGADRFVADTIGEQHTMDTRERSAELAVGWLEAWMRFDMDWLRTRLAPDFTHTSPFGRFEDRESYLAAVEPMARKSVVEIQIKHVISTGDQAAVWFTNVTPQGGVESCDWVRIEGDVIKAIQSFYDTATVRAVLSPSEQRTLDGAAQQ